One Setaria viridis chromosome 7, Setaria_viridis_v4.0, whole genome shotgun sequence genomic region harbors:
- the LOC117864606 gene encoding ABC transporter C family member 10, translating to IGVSDPNKKLPQKAKEISTKEKNDTHGSLCLESVKPSPADQLIKKEEREIRDTGLKPYMLYLRQNKGFLNVSLCAISYIVLLAGQISQNSWMAANVQNPSVNTLKLILVYIVIGVCMTFFLLSRSLFIVVLGVQTSRSLFSQLLVSLCRAPVSFYDSTPLGRVLSRVSSDLSIIDLGVPFTFMFSISASLNAYSNLGVLAVVTWKILFIAVPMIVLATRLQRYYSASAKELMRISGTNKSTLANHLGEAILGATTIRAFKEEDCFLAKYLELVDKNASVYFHNFATTEWLILRLETMSVVIVSFCVFAMALLPPGTFSPGFVGMALSYALSLNVSIVFSIQNQCSLANQIISVERVNQFMEIKSEAAEVVEEHQPAQDWPQVGRVDLRDLKDIKINFLHIRYRQDAPFVLHGITCTFEGGDKIGIVGRTGSGKTTLIGALFRLVEPAEGKISVDSIDITTIGLYDLRSRLGIIPQDLTLFQGTIRYNLDPIGKFTDEEIWEVLHKCQLLDSVQEKVQGLDSPVVEDGSNWSMGQRQLICLGRILLRRCRILVLDEATASIDNATDAILQKIIRTEFKDCTVITVAHRIPTVMNCSMVLAISDGKVVEYDKPMKLMETEGSLFGDLLKEYCAYA from the exons ATTGGTGTTTCAGATCCCAACAAAAAGTTACCACAAAAAGCAAAGGAAATATCGACTAAGGAGAAAAATGATACTCATGGAAGCTTATGTTTAGAGTCTGTGAAGCCATCACCAGCAGACCAGTTGATTAAAAAAGAGGAAAGAGAAATTAGGGATACAGGCCTCAAACCTTATATGCTCTACCTGCGCCAGAACAAAGGCTTCTTGAATGTCTCTCTTTGTGCTATTTCCTACATAGTTCTCCTAGCTGGGCAAATATCACAGAATTCATGGATGGCAGCAAATGTCCAGAATCCTAGTGTTAATACACTGAAGTTGATTTTGGTGTACATTGTTATTGGAGTTTGTATGACGTTCTTCCTACTATCAAGATCCTTATTTATTGTTGTTCTTGGGGTCCAGACATCAAGATCCTTATTTTCCCAATTACTTGTTTCATTGTGCCGTGCACCAGTATCCTTCTACGACTCTACCCCTCTTGGAAGGGTACTTAGCCGG GTTTCTTCAGATTTAAGTATTATTGACCTTGGTGTTCCATTCACCTTCATGTTTAGCATTAGTGCCAGCTTAAACGCATATAGCAATCTGGGGGTCTTGGCCgttgttacatggaaaattCTATTTATTGCAGTGCCAATGATAGTTTTGGCAACCAGATTGCAG CGGTACTATTCAGCCTCAGCTAAGGAATTGATGCGGATCAGTGGCACTAACAAGTCCACTCTAGCTAATCACTTAGGTGAAGCGATTTTAGGGGCTACAACAATTCGGGCCTTTAAGGAAGAAGATTGTTTCCTTGCTAAATATTTAGAGCTTGTTGACAAGAATGCTAGCGTGTACTTTCATAATTTTGCAACAACTGAATGGCTGATTCTACGGCTGGAAACCATGAGTGTTGTTATTGTTTCATTTTGTGTCTTTGCCAtggctcttcttcctcctggaaCATTTAGCCCCG GTTTTGTAGGAATGGCATTGTCATATGCTCTATCCTTAAATGTGTCCATTGTTTTCTCCATTCAAAACCAATGCAGCCTTGCAAATCAAATTATCTCCGTGGAAAGGGTGAACCAGTTCATGGAGATAAAAAGTGAAGCAGCCGAAGTTGTTGAAGAACATCAACCGGCACAAGACTGGCCCCAAGTTGGCAGGGTGGATCTTAGAGATTTAAAGGATATCAAAATAAACTTTTTACAT ATTAGGTATAGGCAAGATGCTCCCTTTGTGCTACATGGAATCACTTGCACCTTCGAAGGTGGAGATAAAATTGGTATTGTTGGCCGGACAGGAAGTGGCAAGACAACTTTAATTGGTGCATTGTTTCGTCTTGTTGAGCCAGCTGAAGGGAAAATATCGGTAGACTCCATAGACATCACCACAATAGGCTTATATGACCTGCGATCACGTTTAGGTATCATTCCACAAGATCTGACACTTTTTCAGGGCACCATAAGGTACAATCTTGACCCTATTGGGAAATTCACGGATGAAGAAATATGGGAG GTTCTTCACAAATGCCAACTTCTTGACTCTGTCCAGGAGAAGGTACAGGGATTGGATTCACCGG TTGTTGAAGACGGATCAAATTGGAGCATGGGACAGAGGCAGCTCATCTGTCTAGGACGAATACTTTTGAGAAGATGCCGTATCTTAGTTCTCGATGAGGCCACAGCCTCTATAGACAATGCAACCGATGCTATCCTTCAGAAAATCATCCGGACAGAATTCAAAGACTGCACTGTAATCACTGTTGCGCATCGTATACCGACAGTTATGAACTGCAGTATGGTACTTGCAATCAGTGATG GTAAAGTAGTGGAGTATGACAAACCTATGAAGCTCATGGAAACTGAAGGATCTCTCTTCGGCGATCTCTTGAAAGAGTACTGCGCATACGCATAG
- the LOC117864232 gene encoding metal tolerance protein C4 → MRRPLAAAAVLRLRLLSSSSTTPARLLSPSAFLLSRRDDDDGREGPSSSPPPLPPPAASSFSPRPLLTSASGAAGLLGLRGGLWRRALPPAASRPHGAVDDAPPVRLTISRSYSLRVAKGKKKAHFDDEHSHRAVNTALWCNFLVFSLKFGVWITTSSHVMLAELVHSVADFANQALLAYGLSSSRRAPDALHPYGYSKERFVWSLISAVGIFCLGSGATIVHGVQNLWSSQPPENIHWAALVIGGSFLIEGASLLVAIKAVRKGAEAEGMSIWDYIWRGHDPTSVAVMTEDGAAVTGLAIAAASLVAVQTTGNAMYDPIGSIIVGNLLGMVAIFLIQRNRHALIGRAIDDHDMQRVLEFLKSDPVVDALYDCKSEVIGPGFFRFKAEIDFNGVVLVQNYLERTGRGTWAKQFREAAMSKDDTELLRVMANYGEDVVEALGYEVDRLESEIQKLVPGIKHVDIEAHNPEGLSLRAEVL, encoded by the exons ATGCGtcgccccctcgccgccgccgccgtcctccgcctccgcctcctctcctcctcctccaccaccccggcccgcctcctctccccctctgctttcctcctctcccgccgcgacgacgacgacggccgcgagGGCCCCTCCTCTTCGCCGCCCCCGCTGCCCCCGCCTGCTGCCTCGTCGTTCTCGCCCCGCCCGCTCctcacctccgcctccggcgccgcggGCCTCCTCGGCCTCCGCGGCGGTTTGTGGCGGCGGGCGCTCCCTCCCGCGGCGTCGCGGCCCCATGGCGCCGTCGACGACGCGCCTCCCGTCCGGCTCACCATCTCCCGCA GTTATTCTCTGCGTGTGGCCAAGGGCAAGAAGAAGGCACATTTTGACGATGAGCACAG CCATCGAGCGGTTAATACGGCACTGTGGTGTAACTTCCTCGTCTTCTCCCTAAAGTTTGGTGTGTGGATTACGACTTCAAGTCATGTTATGCTAGCTGAGCTAGTGCATTCTGTTGCAGACTTCGCTAACCAG GCTCTTCTTGCATATGGTTTGAGCAGCTCAAGACGTGCTCCAGATGCTCTACACCC CTATGGTTATTCAAAGGAAAGATTTGTATGGTCCCTAATTTCTGCTGTTGGAATATTTTGCTTGGGTTCAGGTGCTACCATTGTGCACGGAGTTCAAAACTTATGGAGTTCTCAG CCCCCGGAGAACATTCACTGGGCTGCACTAGTGATTGGTGGTTCCTTCCTAATTGAAG GTGCTTCACTTCTTGTTGCTATAAAGGCTGTTAGGAAAGGTGCAGAAGCAGAAGGAATGAGTATCTGGGATTACATCTGGCGTGGTCATGATCCAACTTCTGTTGCTGTTATGACCGAA GATGGTGCTGCTGTTACAGGCCTTGCTATTGCTGCAGCATCTTTGGTGGCTGTTCAAACGACAGGAAATGCTATGTATGATCCAATTGGCTCAATCATAGTCGGCAATTTACTGGGAATG GTTGCTATTTTTCTCATTCAGAGGAACAGACATGCTTTAATTGGCCGGGCTATTGATGATCACGACATGCAGCGTGTCCTTGAATTTCTTAAGTCTGATCCG GTTGTAGATGCTCTTTATGATTGCAAAAGTGAGGTGATTGGACCTGGATTTTTTAGATTCAAGGCTGAAATTG ATTTCAATGGAGTTGTTCTGGTGCAAAATTATTTGGAGAGGACTGGCCGTGGAACATGGGCCAAACAG TTCCGGGAAGCTGCAATGTCCAAGGATGATACGGAGTTACTCCGGGTCATGGCTAACTATG GTGAGGATGTAGTGGAAGCTCTGGGATATGAGGTGGATCGTCTGGAATCAGAGATCCAGAAGCTTGTTCCTGGTATCAAACATGTTGACATCGAAGCACACAACCCAGAAGGGCTTTCTCTTAGAGCAGAAGTTTTGTAG